The following coding sequences lie in one Gadus morhua chromosome 20, gadMor3.0, whole genome shotgun sequence genomic window:
- the LOC115532745 gene encoding pancreas transcription factor 1 subunit alpha: MEDIFFDFEQDATTDYAFWGQMDPNFQFQTQLDTLLLDCNTVSGQLSPWSSFGCQSVFPDEQLTFTDLDSQSPGLGGGTEADSSSGDENVESGTRRSRRLSAHPPYKIQRHAANIRERKRMLSINSAFEELRCHVPTFPYEKRLSKIDTLRLAIAYIALLREILMSGCDPKSYVDECMKNGYKNQTNAIWNTSDLTARLSWIKWD; encoded by the exons ATGGAGGACATCTTCTTTGACTTTGAACAAGATGCAACCACGGACTACGCGTTCTGGGGTCAGATGGACCCCAACTTTCAGTTCCAGACCCAGCTGGACACCCTGCTTTTGGACTGCAACACGGTCTCCGGACAGCTCTCTCCGTGGTCCTCGTTCGGCTGTCAGTCGGTATTCCCGGACGAGCAGCTGACCTTCACCGACCTGGACTCCCAGTCGCCCGGCCTCGGCGGCGGTACGGAAGCCGACAGCTCCTCGGGGGACGAGAACGTCGAGAGCGGCACGCGACGCTCGAGGCGCCTCTCGGCCCACCCCCCGTACAAAATCCAGAGGCACGCCGCCAACATCCGGGAGCGGAAGCGGATGCTGAGCATCAACTCGGCCTTCGAGGAGCTCCGGTGCCACGTGCCAACGTTCCCCTACGAGAAGCGGCTGTCGAAGATCGACACCCTGCGGTTGGCCATCGCCTACATCGCCCTGCTCCGAGAGATTCTCATGTCGGGATGCGACCCCAAGTCCTACGTTGACGAGTGCATGAAGAACGGCTACAAGAACCAAACCAACGCCATCTGGAACACGAGCG atCTGACAGCCCGCCTCTCCTGGATAAAGTGGGATTAA